The following coding sequences lie in one Jonesia denitrificans DSM 20603 genomic window:
- a CDS encoding maltose ABC transporter substrate-binding protein — translation MQRGIPATAAALGMALVLASCSGGSDNNDNEPTASESTGVAGSMTIWVDETRINDFESVIQKFADERGVDVQVVQKASGDIRTEFVQQVPTGEGPDVIIGAHDWLGEFVSNGVVAPVELGDKAAGFAEAATKAFAYEGTNYGVPYAIESIALVRNDELATETPATFDELIEQGKELDAKYPVLLQQGAEGDAYHMYPLQTSFGAPVFTSEDDGSYTTELGMGGEAGHNFAEYLKKLGGEGILDSNIGGDQAKEAFIKGESPYIITGPWYANEFAAEGMTISVHEVPSAGGEPAQPFVGVQGAYISAKANNPVLAQDFVVNYLSTEEAADEIHAAGGRVPALTASADKMTDELAKSFGEVAAAGAPMPSIPEMGSVWAYWGATQVAIFTGQEKDPVAAWDRMLENINSEIAGG, via the coding sequence ATGCAAAGAGGCATCCCAGCAACAGCTGCAGCACTCGGTATGGCACTTGTTCTCGCGTCCTGCTCCGGCGGTTCCGACAACAACGACAACGAGCCCACCGCGAGCGAATCAACGGGCGTTGCCGGCAGCATGACAATCTGGGTCGACGAAACTCGAATCAACGACTTTGAATCCGTCATCCAGAAGTTCGCTGATGAGCGAGGTGTCGACGTTCAGGTTGTGCAAAAGGCATCCGGTGACATCCGCACCGAATTCGTCCAACAAGTTCCCACTGGTGAAGGCCCAGACGTCATCATCGGTGCGCACGACTGGCTCGGCGAGTTCGTGTCCAACGGTGTTGTCGCCCCAGTTGAACTGGGTGACAAGGCTGCTGGCTTCGCCGAAGCAGCAACCAAAGCGTTCGCCTACGAAGGCACAAACTACGGTGTCCCGTACGCAATTGAATCCATTGCCCTGGTCCGCAACGACGAACTTGCCACCGAAACCCCTGCCACGTTCGACGAACTGATCGAACAAGGCAAGGAACTGGACGCCAAGTACCCCGTTCTCTTGCAGCAGGGTGCTGAAGGCGACGCCTACCACATGTACCCACTGCAGACATCCTTCGGTGCACCCGTGTTCACCTCCGAGGACGACGGTTCTTACACGACGGAACTCGGTATGGGCGGCGAAGCTGGACACAACTTCGCTGAGTACCTGAAGAAGCTTGGTGGCGAGGGAATCCTCGACTCCAACATCGGTGGAGACCAGGCAAAAGAAGCCTTCATAAAGGGAGAGTCCCCTTACATCATCACCGGCCCTTGGTACGCCAATGAATTTGCTGCTGAAGGCATGACGATCTCGGTCCACGAGGTTCCGTCTGCTGGTGGAGAACCTGCACAACCATTTGTCGGAGTGCAAGGCGCGTACATCTCTGCTAAGGCAAACAACCCTGTTCTTGCCCAGGACTTCGTGGTGAACTACCTCTCCACTGAAGAAGCAGCAGATGAAATCCACGCAGCAGGTGGGCGAGTGCCAGCCTTGACTGCATCAGCTGACAAAATGACGGACGAGCTTGCGAAATCCTTTGGTGAAGTGGCCGCAGCGGGTGCTCCTATGCCATCCATCCCAGAAATGGGATCTGTGTGGGCTTACTGGGGTGCGACCCAGGTGGCGATCTTCACCGGTCAAGAAAAGGACCCCGTAGCTGCATGGGACCGCATGCTGGAAAACATCAACAGTGAGATCGCCGGAGGCTAA